One window of Chloroflexus aggregans DSM 9485 genomic DNA carries:
- the malQ gene encoding 4-alpha-glucanotransferase, protein MQFQRASGILLHPSSLPGPWGIGDLGPMAYRFVDFLVAAGQSLWQVLPLGPTGYGDSPYQCFSAFAGNPLLISIDDLIEHNLLTVDEARAALGYLPAERVDFGSLIPAKQTLLRQSFERFRSSRGTPLHQAYTRFCLENAEWLADYALFMAIKEAQGGGSWHNWPPDLRDRKPEALARIRRDLAVKIDFHQYVQFLFFRQWQSLKEYANQQGVIIIGDAPIFVADDSADVWAHRDLFYVDAQGMPTVVAGVPPDYFSTTGQRWGNPLYRWDKMAMTGYRWWVARMRQALTLYDVLRLDHFRGFEAYWEVPASAPTAVEGRWVKGPGADLFHVLHAELGDLPIIAEDLGLITPEVEKLRLAFGLPGMKVLHFAFGDNPNNPYLPHNYTTNYVVYTGTHDNDTTVGWFNTLDPAGRAAVLTYLGRDEQTVDIAWDLMRLGMMSVANYVITPLQDVLRLGSEARMNMPGRLGGNWAWRFSADALQEELVALLRKLTYTYGRLQPAKS, encoded by the coding sequence ATGCAATTTCAGCGCGCAAGTGGTATCTTGCTCCATCCCTCATCGCTGCCCGGACCATGGGGGATTGGCGATTTAGGCCCGATGGCCTACCGGTTTGTCGACTTTTTGGTAGCAGCCGGGCAATCACTCTGGCAGGTCTTGCCACTTGGCCCAACCGGTTACGGAGACTCACCTTACCAGTGCTTTTCAGCCTTTGCCGGCAATCCACTTCTGATCAGTATTGATGACCTCATCGAACACAATCTCTTAACCGTCGACGAAGCCCGGGCCGCACTCGGTTATCTTCCGGCAGAACGGGTCGATTTCGGTTCACTTATTCCGGCCAAGCAAACCCTACTTCGTCAGAGTTTTGAACGGTTTCGTAGCAGCCGTGGCACACCGCTCCATCAAGCGTACACACGATTTTGCCTCGAGAATGCAGAGTGGCTGGCGGATTATGCCCTCTTTATGGCGATCAAAGAGGCGCAAGGCGGTGGCAGTTGGCACAATTGGCCTCCCGATCTGCGCGACCGCAAGCCCGAGGCGTTGGCCCGCATTCGCCGCGATCTTGCGGTGAAGATTGACTTTCACCAGTACGTGCAGTTCCTCTTCTTCCGCCAATGGCAATCTCTGAAGGAATATGCCAATCAACAAGGCGTGATTATTATCGGCGATGCACCGATTTTTGTCGCCGACGATAGCGCTGATGTCTGGGCACATCGCGATCTCTTTTACGTTGATGCGCAGGGAATGCCAACGGTGGTCGCCGGTGTGCCACCAGATTACTTCAGCACCACCGGCCAGCGCTGGGGGAACCCGCTCTATCGGTGGGATAAAATGGCCATGACCGGTTATCGTTGGTGGGTAGCACGGATGCGACAGGCACTTACGTTGTACGACGTGCTGCGTCTTGATCATTTTCGCGGATTTGAAGCTTATTGGGAAGTGCCGGCCAGTGCGCCGACAGCAGTTGAGGGGCGGTGGGTGAAAGGACCGGGCGCCGATCTGTTTCACGTCTTGCATGCTGAGTTAGGTGATTTACCGATTATCGCCGAAGACCTTGGTCTGATTACACCGGAAGTAGAAAAACTGCGGCTCGCATTCGGGCTACCCGGCATGAAGGTGCTCCATTTTGCCTTCGGTGATAATCCGAACAACCCTTACTTGCCACACAACTACACAACGAATTATGTCGTCTATACCGGCACCCACGATAATGACACAACGGTGGGCTGGTTCAACACCCTCGATCCGGCCGGCCGGGCCGCCGTTCTCACCTATCTTGGCCGTGATGAACAGACGGTTGATATTGCATGGGATCTGATGCGGCTGGGGATGATGTCCGTTGCCAATTACGTAATTACGCCTTTGCAAGATGTGTTACGGCTCGGCTCGGAGGCACGGATGAATATGCCGGGTCGCCTCGGCGGCAATTGGGCGTGGCGGTTTTCGGCTGATGCGCTACAGGAAGAACTGGTGGCACTGTTGCGAAAACTCACCTACACCTATGGTCGGCTTCAACCGGCAAAAAGCTGA
- the recF gene encoding DNA replication/repair protein RecF (All proteins in this family for which functions are known are DNA-binding proteins that assist the filamentation of RecA onto DNA for the initiation of recombination or recombinational repair.), translated as MYIHHLALRDFRNYRRQDVALSPTTILLYGPNAAGKTSLLEAIFYLATTRSPRLSSDRDLVRWDAVGEAGAPPFARIAADVERRIGPVRLEILVQRRLDDGGQPLNGAQKLVRIDKRPARAIDLIGQLRVVLFTPTDVMLVDGPPAERRRYLDITLSQLDPHYVRTLAYYQKILLQRNSLLRAWREQRRLPRNVDAELGYWDQELAAAGGYLLAERLRAVVELSALAGSIYRKISGGEHELQIEYIASCDLDAARDAGSLAERLRLAFAAQRTDELARGQTLCGPHRDDLVFNVAGVNLGRYGSRGQQRTIALALKIGEAELMQQRGGDAPVLLLDDVLSELDNRRRMHLLDLILRPQQQTLLTATNLSDFSADFLAAARRFRVEDGQLFAG; from the coding sequence ATGTACATTCATCACCTTGCTTTGCGCGATTTTCGTAACTACCGGCGGCAAGATGTGGCCCTCTCGCCGACAACGATCCTCTTGTACGGCCCGAATGCTGCCGGTAAGACGAGCCTCCTTGAGGCTATTTTTTATCTCGCCACTACGCGCTCGCCTCGCCTCAGCAGCGATCGCGACCTCGTGCGCTGGGATGCAGTCGGTGAAGCCGGCGCGCCACCTTTTGCCCGCATTGCAGCCGATGTTGAGCGTCGGATCGGACCGGTACGGCTTGAGATACTGGTACAGCGCCGGCTCGATGATGGTGGTCAGCCGCTAAACGGCGCGCAAAAATTGGTGCGGATCGATAAGCGCCCGGCGCGCGCGATTGATCTGATCGGTCAGTTGCGGGTAGTGCTCTTTACCCCTACCGATGTCATGCTGGTTGATGGCCCCCCTGCCGAACGGCGGCGCTACCTCGACATTACCCTCTCACAGCTCGATCCGCACTACGTGCGAACCCTGGCGTATTACCAGAAGATTCTGTTGCAACGCAATAGTCTCTTGCGCGCATGGCGTGAACAACGTCGCTTGCCCCGCAATGTTGATGCCGAGTTAGGGTATTGGGATCAAGAGCTGGCCGCTGCCGGAGGATATTTGTTGGCCGAACGGTTGCGGGCCGTTGTCGAATTGAGCGCGCTGGCCGGGTCCATTTACCGAAAGATTAGCGGTGGCGAACACGAATTGCAGATTGAATATATCGCCAGTTGTGACCTCGACGCAGCGCGCGATGCCGGTAGTCTAGCCGAGCGACTACGTTTAGCGTTTGCCGCTCAGCGTACCGATGAGCTGGCCCGTGGGCAGACACTCTGCGGACCACACCGTGATGATCTGGTTTTTAACGTTGCCGGTGTGAATCTTGGTCGGTATGGTTCGCGTGGTCAACAACGTACCATTGCCCTTGCGCTCAAGATCGGTGAAGCCGAACTGATGCAGCAACGCGGTGGTGATGCACCGGTGCTCTTACTCGATGATGTTTTGAGCGAACTCGACAACCGACGTCGCATGCATTTGCTTGACCTTATTCTGCGCCCGCAACAGCAGACACTGCTCACGGCCACCAATCTGAGCGACTTTAGTGCTGATTTTCTCGCTGCCGCCCGTCGCTTTCGGGTCGAAGATGGTCAGCTTTTTGCCGGTTGA
- the fni gene encoding type 2 isopentenyl-diphosphate Delta-isomerase, with translation MPGDDRTESRKVDHIRIVLNEDVAAKGVVTGFAAYRLPHRALPELDLNEVDTRTTFLGKPIAAPLLISSMTGGTASAEKINLTLAEAAEYLGLPMGVGSQRAAVMDPRLASTYQVRRVAPRIPLLANVGAVQLNYGFTVDHCRRAVEMIEADALILHLNPLQEAVQPEGDVNFKGLLNKIEEVCRRLEVPVVVKEVGNGIGAADAIRLYEVGVRIIDVAGAGGTSWSEVERFRQPNDTGRRVASAFADWGLPTTECVREVRAALPDVTLIASGGVRSGVDVAKAIALGADLAGTARPALFDAINERGAEAVIEGLSAFIRELRVAMFCSGCANLSELRNLRLGMRP, from the coding sequence ATGCCCGGTGACGACAGAACTGAATCGCGTAAAGTAGATCACATCCGAATCGTGCTCAACGAAGATGTTGCTGCCAAGGGTGTCGTTACCGGTTTTGCCGCCTACCGTCTACCTCACCGCGCGTTACCCGAACTCGATCTCAATGAGGTTGATACACGCACCACCTTTCTCGGCAAACCTATCGCTGCACCATTGCTGATCAGTTCAATGACCGGTGGCACAGCGAGTGCCGAGAAGATCAATTTGACGCTGGCCGAGGCTGCTGAGTATCTCGGCCTGCCGATGGGGGTTGGCTCACAGCGGGCTGCAGTGATGGATCCGCGTCTTGCGAGTACCTATCAGGTGCGTCGCGTTGCGCCACGGATTCCGCTCTTGGCGAACGTCGGTGCTGTCCAACTCAATTACGGCTTTACCGTCGATCATTGCCGACGGGCGGTTGAGATGATCGAGGCTGATGCGTTGATTTTGCATTTGAACCCGCTCCAAGAAGCCGTACAACCTGAAGGTGATGTGAATTTTAAAGGCTTATTGAACAAGATCGAAGAGGTCTGTCGTCGCCTTGAAGTACCGGTTGTCGTCAAAGAGGTTGGGAACGGGATCGGTGCGGCTGACGCGATCCGGCTATACGAAGTCGGAGTACGCATCATCGATGTCGCCGGTGCCGGTGGTACGAGCTGGAGTGAAGTCGAACGCTTCCGCCAACCCAACGATACCGGGCGGCGGGTGGCCAGTGCATTCGCCGATTGGGGTTTGCCGACGACCGAATGCGTGCGTGAGGTGCGCGCGGCGTTACCCGATGTCACGCTCATCGCTTCAGGTGGCGTGCGGAGTGGTGTTGATGTGGCGAAGGCCATTGCGTTAGGGGCCGATCTGGCCGGAACGGCGCGGCCCGCCCTCTTTGATGCGATCAACGAACGTGGTGCTGAGGCGGTGATCGAGGGGTTGAGCGCATTCATTCGTGAGTTGCGGGTGGCGATGTTTTGCAGCGGTTGCGCGAACTTGAGCGAGTTACGAAATCTCCGTCTCGGTATGCGCCCGTAA
- a CDS encoding NAD(P)/FAD-dependent oxidoreductase gives MSKKAKQTMMHADVVICGAGIAGVALAHELAIVHGWHNVVLIEAGAPLTLTSDKSTECYRNWWPDDAMMALMNRSIDRLEEIALASRNRIRLNRRGYLYATADPQRATQWHLQAERAAQRGVGPLRIHQSTQSAYQPISHDWREAPDGIDLLLDPSLIRRHFPDLKPATIAVLHTRRCGWFSAQQLGAMLLEDARFAGVRLVHGRVSAVAQRGRRVTAVTVATPGGSEQIATPCFVNAAGPHLATVSELLGLDLPVHNQLHLKAAFADTLGVVPRTAPLLIWGDPVELAWSEEERAELGTDPKTAWLTAPLPAGVHCRPEGEGSSQQVLVLWDYHPHDPTARTAHFPIPLDDTFFEIALRGMATMLPGLQAYVERLPRAYLDGGYYTCTPENRPLIGPLPLDGAFVIGALAGYGIMAALAAAELLAAHITGSPLPSYASAFHPARYDDPAYQVQIATWGETGQL, from the coding sequence GTGAGTAAGAAAGCGAAACAGACGATGATGCACGCCGATGTAGTCATTTGTGGCGCCGGTATTGCCGGTGTCGCGCTCGCGCACGAACTCGCCATCGTGCATGGTTGGCATAACGTTGTGCTGATTGAAGCCGGCGCTCCCTTGACGTTGACCAGTGATAAATCAACCGAATGCTACCGAAACTGGTGGCCGGACGATGCGATGATGGCGCTCATGAACCGTAGCATTGATCGATTGGAAGAGATTGCCCTGGCCAGTCGTAATCGGATTCGGCTCAATCGGCGCGGCTATCTTTATGCGACGGCTGACCCGCAGCGGGCCACACAGTGGCACCTGCAAGCTGAACGAGCAGCCCAACGCGGCGTCGGACCGCTCCGCATTCACCAGAGTACGCAGTCCGCGTACCAGCCCATCTCCCACGACTGGCGTGAGGCGCCGGATGGGATTGATCTGTTGCTTGATCCTTCCTTGATCCGACGGCATTTTCCTGACCTCAAACCGGCGACGATCGCCGTCTTGCATACCCGCCGCTGCGGTTGGTTCAGCGCGCAACAGCTTGGCGCAATGCTGTTGGAAGACGCACGATTTGCCGGCGTTCGGCTCGTGCATGGGCGTGTGTCGGCAGTTGCACAGCGGGGCAGACGGGTAACGGCGGTGACGGTTGCAACGCCGGGTGGGAGTGAACAAATCGCCACACCATGCTTCGTCAATGCAGCCGGACCGCATCTTGCGACCGTTAGCGAATTACTTGGCCTTGACCTACCGGTCCATAACCAGTTACATCTCAAAGCTGCCTTTGCCGATACGCTTGGTGTGGTACCGCGCACAGCACCACTCTTGATCTGGGGCGATCCGGTCGAGCTGGCGTGGAGTGAGGAGGAACGAGCGGAACTAGGCACCGATCCGAAAACTGCATGGTTAACCGCACCACTCCCGGCGGGAGTGCATTGTCGCCCTGAGGGTGAAGGAAGCAGCCAACAAGTTCTCGTTCTCTGGGACTACCACCCACACGATCCTACCGCCCGTACAGCCCACTTCCCGATACCGCTCGATGATACTTTCTTCGAGATCGCGCTGCGAGGGATGGCAACAATGCTCCCCGGCTTACAGGCCTATGTTGAACGGTTGCCGCGCGCGTATCTCGACGGCGGCTACTACACCTGCACACCGGAAAATCGGCCCCTGATCGGGCCGCTGCCGCTGGACGGCGCGTTTGTCATCGGTGCTCTGGCCGGTTATGGCATTATGGCGGCGCTGGCTGCCGCCGAACTATTGGCAGCCCACATAACCGGATCACCGTTGCCGAGTTACGCTTCTGCATTTCATCCGGCTCGTTACGACGATCCGGCGTATCAGGTGCAGATAGCAACGTGGGGAGAAACCGGTCAGTTGTGA
- a CDS encoding bstEII: protein MSISRKYFAEPDSSQRAKRFADYKPEASLWITLATGDYYPDILQDARNLYSPVIELFGQLLKQSASSQELLLRISKISQTWMRIQLLRVFRKYVNLSLPVEMTKRKSGILQIIQTFGSRFRSIPEVQKAYNSRPTPDEALCALLWEYKDRGKKGYDLTERFFELFRARFPNLIIEGPIRAGRDILMGDIVANYPNPTRPIDFVIYEQGKTSILAIGLARYDSDRGGAQEDDWPGQYRSLIDEVLNYAHAHQLNIKIILLNDGPGLLLGSMWDDYSKLEDSYPNKVMVLTLRMIPERLHLAWLHTPAS, encoded by the coding sequence ATGTCGATCAGCAGGAAATATTTTGCAGAGCCAGACTCATCTCAACGCGCCAAGCGTTTCGCAGACTATAAACCAGAAGCAAGTCTCTGGATAACACTGGCTACCGGAGATTATTATCCAGACATATTACAAGATGCACGCAATCTCTATAGTCCAGTTATCGAACTATTTGGACAACTTCTCAAACAGTCCGCTTCATCGCAAGAGTTATTACTACGAATTAGTAAGATTAGTCAGACTTGGATGCGTATTCAGCTCCTAAGAGTCTTCCGAAAATATGTTAACCTTTCTCTTCCAGTTGAAATGACGAAACGAAAATCCGGTATACTACAAATAATTCAAACCTTTGGTTCACGGTTTCGTTCAATCCCAGAAGTGCAAAAAGCATACAACTCACGCCCGACTCCAGATGAAGCGCTCTGTGCATTACTATGGGAATACAAGGATCGCGGAAAGAAGGGATACGATTTGACCGAACGTTTTTTCGAGCTATTCCGCGCACGGTTTCCCAACCTGATCATCGAAGGCCCAATCCGAGCCGGGCGTGATATTCTGATGGGTGACATCGTTGCTAACTATCCTAATCCCACCCGCCCAATTGATTTTGTGATATATGAACAAGGGAAGACGTCAATCTTGGCAATTGGGCTAGCTCGTTATGACTCTGATCGGGGAGGGGCGCAGGAAGACGATTGGCCCGGCCAATATCGCAGCCTCATTGATGAAGTGCTTAATTATGCACATGCACATCAATTAAATATAAAAATCATTCTGTTGAACGACGGGCCGGGTTTATTATTAGGATCAATGTGGGATGATTATAGCAAACTTGAAGATAGTTACCCTAACAAAGTCATGGTTTTAACCTTACGTATGATTCCTGAACGGCTCCATCTTGCATGGCTGCATACACCTGCATCGTAG
- a CDS encoding DNA methyltransferase has protein sequence MAPGVSKTTWHGNGTSSQPETPSPSPDVTLCYEGKRDEAEILSTHPALTRPMWGDEHARNHLYYGDNLPILAQFFQNPSLRGNVRLIYIDPPFATKSVFKSRSQRDAYQDLLAGAHYIEFLRQRLIFLRELLADDGSIYVHLDENMAFHVKVIMDEIFGKKQLPQLDNSQKM, from the coding sequence ATGGCTCCCGGAGTTTCAAAGACAACATGGCATGGAAACGGCACCTCATCTCAGCCGGAAACGCCATCTCCATCACCCGACGTAACCCTGTGCTATGAAGGCAAACGTGATGAAGCCGAAATTCTAAGCACTCATCCCGCGCTCACTCGTCCAATGTGGGGTGATGAGCATGCACGTAATCACCTGTACTATGGTGATAATTTGCCAATTCTTGCTCAATTCTTCCAGAACCCATCATTGCGTGGCAACGTGCGCCTCATCTATATTGATCCCCCATTCGCAACCAAGAGCGTGTTTAAATCCCGTTCGCAACGCGATGCGTATCAAGATCTGCTAGCCGGCGCACATTATATTGAATTCTTACGCCAACGTTTGATATTCCTCCGTGAACTCCTTGCCGATGATGGTTCTATTTATGTTCATCTTGATGAAAACATGGCTTTCCATGTCAAAGTAATCATGGATGAAATCTTTGGAAAAAAACAACTTCCGCAATTGGATAACTCGCAAAAAATGTAA
- a CDS encoding DNA methyltransferase, whose product MKSLEKNNFRNWITRKKCNPKNYTRKTYGNISDYILFYTKSDNYVWNRPVQPWTDEAAQREYQYIEEATGRRYKKVPLHAPGVRHGETGKPWRGILPPPGKHWQFTPQTLDEMDARGEIYWSPNGNPRRKVYLDESAGIPVQDIWLDFKDAHNQNIKITGYPTEKNADMLNLIIRASSHPGDVVLDCFAGSGTTLEVASQLGRSWIGIDNSPEAISTTLHRFAHGTKPMGDFVKNSATQQNQPNLGLFRITDFALHVSEPYNGDIDELIVQWQGWIQ is encoded by the coding sequence ATGAAATCTTTGGAAAAAAACAACTTCCGCAATTGGATAACTCGCAAAAAATGTAATCCCAAAAATTATACTCGTAAAACATACGGCAATATCTCTGATTACATCCTGTTCTACACGAAATCAGATAATTATGTCTGGAATCGTCCAGTTCAACCGTGGACGGACGAGGCGGCACAACGAGAATACCAGTACATCGAAGAAGCGACCGGACGCAGGTACAAAAAGGTCCCGCTGCACGCTCCCGGTGTGCGCCACGGCGAAACCGGCAAACCGTGGCGTGGCATATTACCGCCACCCGGCAAACACTGGCAGTTTACGCCGCAAACGCTCGATGAAATGGATGCACGGGGTGAAATTTATTGGTCGCCAAATGGCAACCCTCGTCGAAAGGTGTATTTAGATGAAAGCGCAGGAATACCAGTGCAAGATATTTGGCTCGATTTCAAAGATGCACATAACCAGAATATCAAAATAACCGGTTATCCGACTGAAAAGAATGCAGATATGCTAAACCTTATCATCCGTGCTTCGTCTCATCCGGGAGATGTTGTGCTCGATTGTTTTGCCGGATCAGGCACGACACTCGAAGTTGCCTCGCAACTAGGACGGTCGTGGATCGGGATCGACAATAGTCCAGAAGCAATAAGCACCACCTTACATCGCTTCGCTCATGGCACGAAACCAATGGGAGATTTTGTGAAGAACTCGGCCACACAGCAAAACCAGCCGAATTTAGGTCTCTTTCGCATCACCGATTTTGCACTGCACGTTAGCGAACCGTATAACGGCGATATTGATGAACTGATCGTTCAGTGGCAAGGGTGGATTCAATAG
- a CDS encoding serine hydrolase domain-containing protein, with the protein MRCLTIAISILAIIVLTACGQRDPIVSAWAPVGAQPTILPSVTPDPLLSASTPLVSVMEPVRPTPTPSLVDIATQIDLYLRDLTEKDQFRGSVLVATQGRILVARGYGQANVERDLPNTAQTRFRIASITKPFTALAIMQLQAASKLNVNESVCRYLPDCPVAWQPIMLHHLLSHTSGIPNYTDFPDFERVERSPVTPTQLAARFRNLPLDFAPGSAFRYGNSNYVVLGLVIEAVSGQSYADYVRDNIFAPAGMTNSGYDSGDATVLNGTVGYVGPGAERAIPIDTSNLYSAGGLYSTVEDLYRFVTALNSGQLLPAAELNQMYTPVRNNYGYGWKIEDRNGRTVIYHPGFISGAVTHLAYYPDTQSVVIVLSNMERTNADAIAATIGAMLP; encoded by the coding sequence ATGCGCTGCTTGACGATTGCTATATCCATCCTCGCCATCATCGTGTTGACCGCCTGCGGCCAGCGCGATCCAATTGTCTCGGCGTGGGCACCGGTTGGGGCGCAACCAACTATCTTACCCAGCGTTACCCCTGACCCGCTCTTGTCGGCAAGCACGCCGTTGGTGTCCGTGATGGAACCGGTGCGGCCAACACCAACGCCGAGCTTGGTTGATATCGCCACCCAAATCGACCTCTACCTGCGCGATCTGACCGAAAAAGACCAATTTCGCGGCTCAGTGCTGGTGGCGACGCAGGGGCGCATCTTGGTGGCCCGTGGCTACGGACAGGCCAACGTCGAGCGCGATCTGCCCAACACGGCTCAGACCCGCTTCCGCATCGCTTCGATCACCAAACCATTCACGGCGCTGGCGATAATGCAGTTGCAAGCCGCCAGCAAACTGAACGTGAACGAATCGGTGTGTCGCTATTTGCCTGACTGCCCGGTGGCATGGCAGCCGATTATGCTGCACCATCTGCTGAGTCATACGTCCGGCATCCCAAACTATACCGACTTCCCCGATTTTGAGCGAGTTGAACGTTCGCCGGTGACGCCAACCCAGCTCGCGGCGCGCTTCCGCAACTTACCGCTCGATTTTGCGCCCGGTAGTGCCTTTCGTTATGGAAACTCCAACTATGTGGTGCTCGGCTTGGTGATCGAAGCTGTTAGTGGGCAATCGTATGCCGATTATGTGCGGGATAATATCTTCGCACCGGCGGGTATGACCAATAGTGGCTATGATAGCGGTGATGCCACAGTGCTCAATGGTACGGTTGGTTATGTAGGGCCGGGGGCGGAACGGGCGATTCCGATTGACACGAGTAATCTCTACAGCGCCGGTGGTCTCTATTCGACGGTTGAAGACCTATATCGCTTTGTGACCGCGCTTAACAGTGGCCAACTCCTCCCCGCCGCCGAATTGAACCAGATGTATACACCGGTTCGTAATAACTATGGCTACGGTTGGAAGATCGAAGATCGCAATGGGAGAACGGTGATATATCACCCCGGCTTTATCTCAGGTGCGGTCACGCACCTTGCCTATTATCCCGACACCCAGAGTGTCGTGATCGTCTTGAGCAATATGGAACGGACGAATGCTGATGCTATTGCCGCGACCATCGGTGCGATGCTACCGTGA
- a CDS encoding lipoate--protein ligase family protein — MGGMTSWRLLPPAQGDPASELAAGAAMLAGLATTPQPAIRWYAAAPQPALVIGSGQKVCEVDQAALANAGITLHRRASGGTAVLFVPGFLMQDIVLPADHPLAHPDVSESYRWLGEVWQATLAHFGVQADLITIAAARADRASLDPLVARACFGGWSPYELLVAGRKLVGFAQIRRREGLLFQVGVYTHWPGAQLADLLNIAASERQLLIDRLSARVTDLAAVCVKPPDLAALATAFATVLHQRYDVTITPSDWTAAELVAMAAAQNRFAPLG, encoded by the coding sequence ATGGGAGGAATGACGTCGTGGCGACTACTACCGCCGGCGCAGGGCGATCCGGCCAGCGAGTTGGCTGCCGGCGCGGCGATGCTGGCCGGCCTGGCGACCACGCCCCAACCGGCGATTCGCTGGTATGCCGCTGCGCCCCAGCCGGCGTTGGTGATCGGTTCGGGCCAGAAGGTGTGCGAGGTTGATCAGGCGGCCTTGGCGAATGCCGGCATCACGCTGCATCGGCGAGCCAGCGGCGGTACGGCCGTGCTCTTCGTGCCCGGCTTCTTGATGCAAGACATTGTGCTGCCGGCAGATCATCCGCTGGCCCATCCTGATGTTAGCGAGTCGTACCGCTGGCTGGGTGAAGTGTGGCAAGCGACGTTGGCTCACTTTGGCGTGCAGGCCGATCTGATAACCATTGCGGCAGCGCGCGCTGACCGGGCATCGCTCGATCCGCTGGTAGCGCGGGCATGTTTTGGTGGTTGGTCGCCCTACGAATTGCTCGTTGCCGGGCGTAAATTGGTTGGATTTGCCCAGATTCGTCGGCGCGAAGGTCTTTTGTTTCAGGTTGGGGTGTATACCCATTGGCCGGGAGCGCAATTGGCTGACCTACTGAACATTGCCGCATCGGAACGTCAATTGCTGATTGACCGGTTATCAGCTCGCGTGACCGATCTGGCCGCTGTCTGTGTCAAACCGCCCGATTTGGCTGCATTGGCAACCGCATTTGCCACGGTACTTCATCAGCGGTACGATGTAACCATCACGCCTTCCGATTGGACGGCGGCGGAATTGGTGGCGATGGCGGCGGCGCAGAACCGGTTTGCGCCCTTGGGATGA
- a CDS encoding winged helix DNA-binding domain-containing protein gives MRKAIVELTIEQVAAARIVQNGLFKPFADPVTAARQLAGVQAQILPAAGLALWNRVPGLTNTQFEQLLYHERALVRLWGQRHTLHVYAAGDWPLIYAAQAGRVTSWELEMLRDGWDPAACEAFITRVAQWLYEHETMGRSDLRRLTPTIDERHLSGWGGIFSVLARRGLACHAAPHGGEARMAHRLRWLPDLAWHPPPTDEANAELMRRYLAAFGPAYPADITCWRGRTQAEIKRWLAMLGDEVVKVTVAGKPAWWLRCCVEHIRDLPVLADIPPRLLGRFDPLLLGTRDRSWLVDAVGYKQVWRPAGHVEATILLAGRVAGTWRYDWRGETLHVTLRPFTPLPPAVRSQLETLAAGVAAHFAAPLGECRWEE, from the coding sequence ATGAGAAAAGCGATAGTCGAACTTACGATTGAACAAGTAGCGGCAGCCCGGATTGTGCAGAATGGGCTGTTCAAACCGTTTGCCGATCCGGTGACGGCAGCACGGCAGTTGGCGGGGGTCCAAGCGCAAATCTTGCCTGCTGCCGGCTTAGCCTTGTGGAATCGGGTGCCCGGCTTGACGAACACTCAGTTTGAGCAATTGTTGTACCACGAGCGAGCACTCGTGCGCTTATGGGGACAACGCCATACGCTGCACGTGTACGCAGCCGGTGATTGGCCGTTGATCTATGCGGCCCAAGCCGGACGTGTTACTTCGTGGGAGCTAGAAATGTTGCGCGATGGGTGGGATCCGGCAGCGTGCGAGGCGTTTATCACCCGTGTGGCGCAGTGGTTGTACGAGCACGAAACGATGGGCCGCAGTGACCTGCGTCGGTTGACACCTACGATTGATGAACGTCATTTGTCCGGTTGGGGTGGCATTTTTTCAGTTCTCGCTCGGCGTGGTCTGGCTTGTCATGCGGCACCGCACGGTGGTGAAGCGCGGATGGCTCACCGGCTGCGCTGGTTGCCCGATCTCGCGTGGCATCCGCCGCCAACCGATGAGGCCAATGCTGAGTTGATGCGTCGCTATCTGGCTGCCTTCGGTCCGGCCTATCCTGCTGACATAACCTGTTGGCGTGGGCGGACGCAGGCTGAGATAAAACGCTGGTTGGCGATGTTGGGTGATGAGGTAGTAAAAGTGACGGTGGCCGGGAAGCCGGCGTGGTGGCTCCGGTGCTGTGTCGAACATATTCGCGATCTGCCGGTGCTAGCCGATATACCCCCGCGTTTGCTCGGTCGGTTTGATCCACTCTTGCTCGGTACACGTGATCGGAGCTGGTTGGTTGATGCGGTAGGCTATAAGCAGGTTTGGCGTCCGGCCGGTCATGTCGAGGCGACAATCTTGTTAGCGGGGCGGGTTGCCGGTACGTGGCGTTACGATTGGCGTGGAGAAACGTTGCATGTCACGTTGCGACCATTTACCCCATTGCCACCGGCAGTACGATCGCAGCTTGAGACGTTGGCTGCCGGTGTCGCTGCTCACTTTGCGGCGCCGTTAGGGGAATGCCGATGGGAGGAATGA